One window of the Nocardia huaxiensis genome contains the following:
- a CDS encoding WhiB family transcriptional regulator has translation MFETIARRDEFEPEAWHKRALCTQTDPEAFFPDKGGSTREAKRICGSCEVKKECLDYALSHDQRFGIWGGLSPRERRRYDRGAA, from the coding sequence ATGTTCGAAACCATCGCGCGCCGCGACGAGTTCGAGCCCGAAGCCTGGCACAAGCGCGCATTGTGCACCCAGACCGATCCCGAGGCCTTCTTCCCGGACAAGGGCGGGTCGACCCGTGAGGCCAAGCGGATCTGCGGGTCCTGCGAGGTGAAGAAGGAGTGCCTGGATTACGCCCTGAGCCATGATCAGCGCTTCGGCATCTGGGGCGGGCTCTCGCCGCGCGAACGCCGTCGTTACGACCGCGGCGCCGCCTGA
- a CDS encoding VOC family protein produces the protein MSTRLACVVFDSVEPRTVAGFWAELLGWEVTVDRPGQVDVAAPDPDGLDVALTFLPARHAAAGSAGTGGAAKNRMHLDLSSRSLDHQRVQVDRALSLGARRLDIGQNGVPWTVLADPEGNEFCVLEPREHYVDTGAVAAIVVDTQDPLRLARFWSAASGWPVTHDSARYAGIRSATGQGPWLEFLRTPEAMGERSRLHLDLIAFPSDDPAEEAARLQAAGASPINLAPPPAHAPVVVLADPETNEFCLLRAASD, from the coding sequence ATGTCCACCCGTCTGGCGTGCGTGGTGTTCGATTCGGTCGAGCCCAGGACCGTGGCAGGTTTCTGGGCGGAATTGCTCGGCTGGGAGGTGACAGTCGACCGGCCGGGCCAGGTGGATGTGGCCGCGCCGGATCCGGACGGGCTGGATGTGGCCTTGACCTTCCTGCCCGCCCGGCATGCCGCGGCGGGGTCCGCCGGAACGGGTGGAGCGGCGAAGAACCGGATGCACCTGGATCTGTCGAGCCGCTCGCTCGATCATCAGCGCGTGCAGGTGGATCGGGCGCTCTCGCTCGGTGCGCGGCGGCTGGACATCGGCCAGAACGGGGTGCCGTGGACGGTGCTCGCGGATCCCGAGGGCAATGAATTCTGCGTGCTGGAACCGCGCGAGCACTATGTCGACACCGGAGCGGTGGCCGCGATCGTGGTGGATACCCAGGACCCGCTACGCCTGGCACGATTCTGGTCCGCGGCCTCCGGCTGGCCCGTCACCCATGACAGTGCCCGTTATGCCGGAATTCGTTCCGCCACCGGGCAGGGCCCGTGGCTGGAGTTCCTGCGCACCCCCGAGGCAATGGGGGAACGCAGTCGCCTGCATCTGGATCTCATCGCCTTCCCCAGCGATGATCCGGCCGAAGAGGCGGCTCGGCTGCAGGCCGCAGGAGCCTCGCCGATCAACCTCGCCCCGCCGCCGGCGCATGCTCCGGTGGTGGTGCTGGCCGATCCGGAAACCAATGAATTCTGTCTGCTGCGAGCGGCTTCCGACTGA
- a CDS encoding DUF1269 domain-containing protein, which produces MAGTLTVWKFPTPDGAEIAVETLEELAKEQLISVHDAAIVSWPEGAKKPKTKQLRKLTGIGALGGAFWGLLFGLIFFIPLLGLAIGAGLGAMTGAMRDVGIDDEFINRLRAEITEGTSALFVLTSDAVPDRVLERFPGQEAQLLATNLSQAQEEMLREIFSA; this is translated from the coding sequence GTGGCAGGAACCCTGACCGTCTGGAAATTCCCCACCCCCGACGGCGCCGAAATCGCGGTGGAGACGCTGGAGGAACTGGCGAAGGAACAGCTGATCTCGGTGCACGACGCCGCCATCGTCAGCTGGCCCGAGGGCGCCAAGAAACCCAAGACCAAACAATTGCGCAAACTCACCGGAATCGGCGCCCTGGGCGGCGCGTTCTGGGGCCTGCTGTTCGGGCTGATCTTCTTCATCCCACTGCTTGGCCTGGCGATCGGCGCGGGCCTGGGCGCCATGACCGGCGCCATGCGCGATGTCGGCATCGACGACGAGTTCATCAACCGCCTGCGCGCCGAAATCACCGAGGGCACATCGGCTTTGTTCGTGCTCACCTCCGACGCCGTCCCGGACCGCGTGCTCGAGCGCTTCCCCGGGCAGGAGGCGCAGCTGCTGGCCACCAATCTGTCGCAGGCGCAGGAGGAGATGCTGCGCGAGATCTTCTCGGCCTGA
- a CDS encoding glycoside hydrolase family 15 protein has product MDNYPPIADHGLIGDLQTAALVATDGTIDWMCLPRFDSPSIFGALLDHRRGGHCRIRPAPGFRSRQMYFPDTAILITRFMTASGTGEIVDFMPPLTDRTPTDNHRLVRMLRCVRGQISFDVDLMPRFDYGRRPHTTHILPDGAVFDGGDQMLTLHAVREPGDARLGRMQVAGEGHVRGSITLEAGQVRGIVLESGARTTPHAIRVSEIEELFADAVRFWHGWLAQSTYRGRWREMVHRSAITLKLMTYAPTGGLIAAPTAGLPEQLGGERNWDYRYTWIRDASFSVYSLLALGFTEEAAQFATWLRDRYRAHGGPLKIMYRVDGTWDLQEQILDHWEGYKGSRPVRIGNDASGQLQLDIYGEMLDSIYQADRRGLRIGHQGWHDVVDMLDWLGDNWDQPEEGIWETRGGRADYTYGRLMSWVAFDRAVRLSAEHSLPGPVEQWRRHRDRIYAQIWDRGWNPARQSFVQRYGSEVLDSSLLRMAQVDFVAPRDPLWLSTLGEISTDLVTDSLVYRYDPIAAPDGLRGDEGTFSLCTFNYVNALARAGELSQARLVFEKMLTYANHLGLYAEEIDLTGEQLGNFPQAFTHLSLIDAAITLDDAMNRTRSADIGQLAGLLQG; this is encoded by the coding sequence GTGGACAACTACCCACCCATTGCCGACCACGGACTCATCGGAGACCTGCAAACGGCCGCACTGGTGGCGACCGACGGCACCATCGACTGGATGTGCCTGCCCCGCTTCGATTCCCCCAGCATCTTCGGAGCCCTGCTCGACCACCGCCGGGGCGGGCACTGCCGGATCCGCCCCGCACCGGGCTTCCGCAGCAGGCAGATGTACTTCCCCGACACCGCCATCCTCATCACCCGGTTCATGACGGCGTCGGGCACCGGCGAAATCGTCGACTTCATGCCGCCGCTCACCGACCGGACCCCCACCGACAATCACCGGCTGGTGCGCATGCTGCGCTGCGTGCGCGGGCAGATCAGTTTCGACGTGGACCTCATGCCGCGCTTCGACTACGGCCGCCGCCCGCACACCACCCACATCCTGCCCGACGGCGCGGTCTTCGACGGCGGCGACCAGATGCTCACCCTGCACGCCGTGCGCGAGCCCGGCGACGCCCGCCTGGGCCGGATGCAGGTCGCGGGGGAGGGGCACGTGCGCGGCTCGATCACCTTGGAGGCCGGGCAGGTTCGCGGCATCGTGCTGGAATCCGGGGCGCGCACCACCCCGCACGCCATCCGGGTGAGCGAGATCGAGGAGCTGTTCGCCGACGCCGTCCGGTTCTGGCACGGCTGGCTCGCACAATCCACCTACCGGGGACGCTGGCGGGAGATGGTGCACCGCTCGGCCATCACCCTCAAACTCATGACCTACGCGCCCACCGGGGGGCTCATCGCCGCGCCCACCGCCGGACTGCCGGAACAGCTGGGCGGGGAACGCAATTGGGACTACCGCTACACCTGGATCCGGGACGCCTCGTTCTCGGTGTACTCCCTGCTGGCGCTCGGATTCACCGAGGAGGCAGCACAATTCGCGACCTGGCTGCGCGACCGCTACCGCGCGCACGGCGGCCCGCTGAAGATCATGTACCGGGTGGACGGCACCTGGGATCTGCAGGAGCAGATCCTCGACCACTGGGAAGGCTACAAGGGTTCGCGCCCGGTCCGGATCGGCAACGACGCCTCCGGACAGCTGCAACTCGACATCTACGGCGAGATGCTGGACAGCATCTACCAGGCCGACCGGCGCGGACTGCGCATCGGGCACCAGGGCTGGCACGACGTGGTCGACATGCTGGACTGGCTGGGCGACAACTGGGACCAGCCCGAGGAGGGCATCTGGGAAACCCGCGGCGGCAGAGCCGATTACACCTACGGGCGGCTCATGAGCTGGGTGGCCTTCGACCGCGCGGTGCGGCTGTCCGCCGAGCACAGCCTGCCCGGCCCGGTCGAGCAGTGGCGGCGGCACCGCGACCGGATCTACGCCCAGATCTGGGATCGCGGCTGGAATCCGGCCCGGCAGTCCTTCGTCCAGCGCTACGGCTCCGAGGTGCTGGACTCCTCGCTGCTGCGCATGGCCCAGGTCGATTTCGTGGCGCCGCGCGATCCGCTGTGGCTGTCCACGCTGGGGGAGATCAGCACCGACCTGGTCACCGACAGCCTGGTCTACCGCTACGACCCGATCGCCGCACCGGACGGGCTGCGCGGCGACGAGGGCACCTTCTCGCTGTGCACCTTCAACTACGTCAACGCGCTCGCCCGCGCCGGCGAATTGAGCCAGGCCCGGCTGGTTTTCGAGAAGATGCTCACCTACGCCAACCATCTCGGGCTGTACGCCGAGGAGATCGACCTCACCGGCGAACAGCTCGGCAACTTCCCGCAGGCCTTCACCCACCTGTCGCTCATCGACGCCGCCATCACCCTCGATGACGCCATGAACCGAACCCGGTCGGCCGATATCGGTCAGCTCGCCGGGCTGCTCCAGGGGTGA
- a CDS encoding LuxR C-terminal-related transcriptional regulator has product MLDPIPSIDRPALYDRFETAAAGGGKVLLLCAAAGTGKTVAIADWLRRRPHYPGTVVGRLAIDERLDDAGRLWEAVHDCLALPAPARDDHSGSETTPVANLIAALDDPDVPRVLIIDDAHRLTDPPALAGLEYFLRYPPTAVIVVVCARFDPPLRWHTLELSGVLTRFGSADLALTETETRLLCAQHGCRLDDAELAEVMALTHGWVALVRITARYLAAHGDDPRAAPAMLTQPPPAVSDFLLGELVDALPVPLRQFLLYTSIPVSFTPRLAEALAGPSARHLLHELERVNYPMTRTTRDNELWLSYHPMLRSHFRAEIRHAGVELADDLNLRAAAWYDDAGLPLSALPHLLDDSAHDRLVEFLRRRGMAIVLDGAGARLFAQLDSLRPALSEDPFIWLLRAIDALTHGDATSATTYLAMVRIPGGTGDSVVPAAWLPPLALAARVDAALLADDMAALPGTGPHPAVGHPDIDCYLTIQLATAMLLRGDREGGEEQLQRGLALAESTNHPQLALRSVTRLAMSAAMDGAVTTMRDRAGRALAIAAEYGLEHCADAAHATALAGFAAYLQGDSWPVEQTAELLTMQEHLDGSVRPAAGWSAHVVGRLLACQTEADHHTAVEELRRAMLSLLTQGGPLPMTPGRLLTHVVWALLAVREPRTARLLIEQARAAHGDGPEVELSRAALALVTSKPATVDVVLEPLLADDTVFGVADRVTLWLLYAVRHEASRSPYKVRRALEMALAYAAPDCLVRPFLDVPDAIAVLDGQAGSFGHHDDFVDRVRHHPLARRRSADQQLTATEMTVLKHLPSGRTAQQIAVDLGVSVNTVKTHLRGIYAKLGVNSRTAALDKARRAGLL; this is encoded by the coding sequence ATGCTGGATCCGATTCCCTCGATCGACCGGCCCGCGCTGTACGACCGCTTCGAGACCGCGGCCGCGGGCGGCGGAAAGGTCCTGCTGCTGTGCGCTGCCGCCGGGACCGGGAAGACCGTCGCGATCGCGGACTGGCTGCGCCGTCGCCCGCACTACCCCGGCACGGTGGTCGGCCGGCTGGCCATCGACGAACGGCTCGACGACGCGGGGCGACTGTGGGAGGCCGTGCACGACTGCCTGGCCCTGCCCGCCCCCGCCCGCGACGACCACTCCGGCTCGGAAACCACACCGGTGGCGAATCTGATTGCCGCGCTCGATGATCCGGACGTTCCCCGGGTGCTGATCATCGACGATGCGCATCGCCTCACCGATCCGCCCGCGCTGGCCGGGCTCGAGTACTTCCTGCGGTATCCGCCCACGGCGGTGATCGTGGTCGTCTGCGCCCGCTTCGACCCGCCGCTCCGCTGGCACACCCTCGAACTGAGCGGTGTTCTCACCCGATTCGGTTCCGCCGATCTGGCGTTGACCGAGACGGAAACGCGCCTGCTGTGCGCCCAGCACGGCTGTCGGCTCGACGACGCCGAATTGGCCGAGGTGATGGCCTTGACGCACGGCTGGGTGGCGTTGGTCCGCATCACCGCGCGCTATCTCGCGGCCCACGGCGACGATCCGCGCGCCGCCCCGGCCATGCTGACCCAGCCGCCCCCCGCGGTCTCGGACTTCCTGCTCGGCGAGCTGGTCGACGCGCTGCCCGTGCCGCTGCGCCAATTCCTGCTCTACACCAGCATTCCGGTGTCGTTCACGCCGCGGCTGGCCGAGGCCCTGGCGGGGCCGTCGGCCCGGCATCTGCTGCATGAACTCGAGCGCGTCAACTATCCGATGACCCGCACCACCCGCGACAACGAACTCTGGCTCAGCTACCACCCCATGCTGCGCTCGCACTTCCGCGCCGAAATCCGGCATGCCGGTGTGGAATTGGCCGACGACCTGAATCTGCGCGCCGCGGCCTGGTACGACGACGCGGGCCTGCCGCTGTCGGCGCTGCCGCATCTGCTCGACGACTCGGCGCACGACCGGCTGGTGGAGTTCCTGCGCCGCCGCGGCATGGCCATCGTGCTCGACGGCGCCGGCGCTCGACTGTTCGCGCAGCTCGACAGCCTGCGCCCGGCGCTGTCCGAGGACCCCTTCATCTGGCTGCTGCGCGCGATCGACGCGCTGACGCACGGCGACGCGACCAGCGCCACCACCTACCTGGCCATGGTCCGAATCCCCGGCGGCACCGGCGATTCGGTGGTTCCGGCGGCCTGGCTGCCGCCGCTGGCCCTGGCGGCCCGGGTGGACGCGGCCCTGCTCGCCGACGATATGGCGGCGCTGCCCGGCACCGGTCCGCATCCGGCGGTCGGGCATCCCGATATCGACTGCTACCTGACCATCCAGCTGGCCACCGCCATGCTGCTGCGCGGGGACCGAGAGGGCGGCGAGGAGCAGTTGCAGCGCGGGCTCGCCTTGGCGGAGAGCACGAATCATCCTCAGCTGGCGCTGCGTTCGGTGACCCGGCTGGCCATGTCGGCGGCCATGGACGGCGCGGTCACCACCATGCGGGACCGGGCCGGGCGGGCGCTGGCCATCGCCGCGGAGTACGGGCTGGAGCATTGCGCCGACGCCGCCCACGCCACGGCCCTGGCGGGATTCGCGGCGTATCTGCAAGGGGATTCGTGGCCCGTCGAGCAGACCGCGGAGCTGCTGACCATGCAGGAGCATCTGGACGGGTCGGTCCGGCCCGCGGCCGGCTGGTCGGCGCATGTGGTCGGCCGGCTGCTGGCCTGCCAGACCGAGGCCGATCACCACACCGCCGTCGAGGAACTGCGCCGGGCCATGCTGTCGTTGCTCACCCAGGGCGGCCCGTTGCCGATGACGCCGGGCCGCCTGCTGACCCACGTGGTGTGGGCGCTGCTCGCGGTGCGCGAACCGCGAACGGCGCGGCTGCTGATCGAGCAGGCGCGCGCCGCGCACGGGGATGGTCCCGAGGTGGAATTGTCCAGGGCCGCACTGGCTCTGGTGACGAGCAAACCGGCGACGGTGGATGTCGTGCTGGAGCCGCTGCTGGCCGACGACACCGTGTTCGGGGTGGCCGATCGGGTGACGCTGTGGCTGCTGTACGCGGTCCGGCACGAGGCCAGCCGCTCACCGTACAAGGTGCGCCGCGCTCTGGAGATGGCCCTCGCCTACGCCGCCCCGGATTGCCTGGTGCGACCGTTCCTGGACGTGCCCGACGCCATTGCCGTGCTCGACGGTCAGGCCGGAAGTTTCGGCCACCACGACGATTTCGTCGATCGGGTCCGGCATCATCCACTGGCGCGGCGGCGTTCGGCCGATCAGCAGCTCACGGCGACGGAAATGACTGTGCTCAAACATCTTCCGTCGGGTCGCACGGCCCAGCAGATCGCCGTCGACCTGGGAGTGTCGGTCAATACCGTCAAGACCCATCTGCGCGGCATCTACGCCAAGCTGGGCGTGAATTCGCGGACGGCCGCGCTGGACAAGGCCCGCCGCGCCGGGCTCCTTTGA
- a CDS encoding DUF7144 family membrane protein: MTEHPVRQGIAAGTSIGAAILLLTVGVLSVLAGIAAVANDAMYVVGYEYIYEFDITTWGWTHIALGAVLLISGVGLVTGRTWGRVAAMCVAALSIVANFLWLPYYPWWSVLIIALDAVVIWAVATWKGYAT; encoded by the coding sequence ATGACCGAACATCCCGTGCGGCAAGGTATTGCGGCCGGTACATCGATCGGGGCGGCAATACTTCTGCTGACCGTGGGCGTGCTGTCGGTCCTCGCGGGTATAGCCGCGGTGGCGAATGACGCGATGTACGTCGTCGGTTACGAGTACATCTACGAATTCGACATCACCACCTGGGGCTGGACCCATATAGCACTGGGTGCGGTACTGCTCATCTCCGGCGTGGGACTGGTGACCGGCAGAACCTGGGGACGCGTGGCGGCGATGTGCGTGGCCGCGCTGTCCATCGTCGCCAATTTCCTGTGGCTGCCCTACTACCCGTGGTGGTCGGTGCTCATCATCGCGCTCGATGCCGTTGTGATCTGGGCAGTCGCCACCTGGAAGGGATATGCCACCTGA